From Echinicola soli, a single genomic window includes:
- a CDS encoding amidohydrolase has translation MKKEDINTLIKLRKDIHQHPDLSNDEAATAHRIKDFFEPLKPDKVIDKIGGNGLAFIYEGKGKGPTTMIRCELDGLPISEESTAKHKSIVEGKSHTCGHDGHMAIVAGVGMTLAENPISKGRVILLYQPAEETGEGAEKVIKDKRFPKIKPDFAFALHNLPGYPKNEIVLKKGAFAAASKGMVIHLKGKTSHAAHPENGNSPAIAMAKIIAGLQALPESMNGFSLITVINAVLGEIAFGTTPGEATIRATLRTYDDKTMEQLTRFAGELVAVIAKSHHLGIDISYTESFASTVNDDLAWEHVNQAAKKLNLKTKHIRNPFRWSEDFGQFSIDSPTMFFGLGSGKSQPQLHNSNFDFPDTIIATGVAIFGQIIHQINR, from the coding sequence ATGAAAAAAGAAGACATCAATACCCTTATCAAACTTCGAAAGGATATCCACCAGCACCCTGACCTCTCCAATGATGAAGCCGCTACAGCTCATCGAATCAAGGATTTTTTTGAGCCGCTAAAGCCTGATAAAGTCATCGATAAAATTGGGGGCAATGGGCTGGCTTTTATCTATGAAGGGAAAGGAAAAGGCCCAACCACCATGATCCGCTGTGAACTGGATGGCCTTCCCATTTCAGAAGAGAGCACTGCCAAGCATAAAAGTATAGTGGAAGGGAAATCCCACACCTGTGGGCATGATGGGCATATGGCCATTGTGGCAGGTGTTGGAATGACCCTTGCTGAAAATCCCATTTCTAAAGGCCGCGTGATCCTACTCTACCAACCGGCCGAAGAGACTGGTGAAGGTGCCGAAAAAGTTATCAAGGATAAGCGATTCCCAAAGATAAAACCTGATTTTGCCTTTGCCCTTCATAATCTTCCGGGCTATCCAAAAAACGAGATTGTCCTTAAGAAAGGCGCTTTTGCGGCAGCCTCCAAAGGCATGGTCATCCACCTTAAAGGAAAAACCTCTCACGCTGCCCACCCCGAAAACGGCAATAGTCCGGCCATTGCCATGGCCAAAATCATCGCTGGACTCCAAGCGCTTCCCGAAAGCATGAATGGCTTCAGCCTGATCACTGTGATCAATGCTGTGCTTGGCGAAATTGCTTTCGGCACTACTCCTGGAGAAGCCACTATACGTGCCACACTGCGCACTTATGACGATAAAACCATGGAGCAGCTTACCAGGTTTGCTGGGGAACTAGTAGCAGTGATTGCCAAATCCCACCATTTGGGAATTGACATTTCCTACACGGAGAGCTTTGCCAGCACAGTCAATGACGATTTGGCTTGGGAACATGTCAACCAAGCAGCTAAAAAGTTAAATCTCAAGACAAAACACATTCGTAACCCTTTCAGGTGGTCAGAAGATTTTGGTCAGTTTTCCATCGATTCCCCCACCATGTTCTTTGGATTGGGGAGCGGCAAGTCTCAGCCACAGTTACACAACAGTAACTTTGACTTCCCTGATACTATTATTGCGACAGGAGTCGCCATTTTCGGCCAAATCATCCATCAAATCAACCGATAA
- a CDS encoding GbsR/MarR family transcriptional regulator translates to MKLSSEQQEIIERIGVFFERKGHQPILGRIMGLLLVLDEAEATFDEIQEYLSVSKSAVSNALTLLQTQNKVEYTTKPGERKRYFRLKVRNWRKDMQEDMQGIFRINMLLKDVMAMRSQKNMEFNTCIEDFQQFIEFMQEEMPKLIERYDRLHNS, encoded by the coding sequence ATGAAGTTATCATCTGAACAACAAGAAATTATAGAACGAATCGGAGTCTTTTTCGAGCGAAAAGGGCATCAGCCGATTTTGGGTAGGATCATGGGGTTGTTATTGGTGCTGGATGAGGCTGAGGCGACATTTGATGAAATCCAGGAATACCTTTCTGTGAGTAAAAGTGCCGTCAGCAATGCACTAACACTGCTCCAAACCCAAAACAAGGTGGAATATACCACTAAACCGGGTGAAAGAAAGCGGTATTTTCGACTAAAAGTAAGGAACTGGAGAAAGGACATGCAAGAAGATATGCAGGGTATTTTCAGGATCAATATGCTGCTAAAGGATGTGATGGCGATGCGTTCTCAAAAGAACATGGAATTTAATACGTGTATCGAGGATTTTCAGCAGTTTATCGAATTTATGCAGGAGGAAATGCCAAAATTGATAGAAAGATATGATCGGCTGCATAACAGCTGA
- a CDS encoding TolC family protein, whose translation MKKQRWIGLILVFFVGSSLMAQEPVGDGEVLTLQEAIQLGLKHNTEIKKAQLDENAADHQRKEITGTGLPQVDAYGDYNNFLDVYPQAIPGGVLDPNSDPSDINVIAFGVPQSVKAGVQVSQLIFSQSYLVGLKAARTSEEFYRLMTRMTEEDIIYDVALNYYSVISTALQMDNLQANHDQLKRLADIIRSQYENDLARKVDYNRVKVNLTTLETEMDNLEIAIEQRQNYLKLVMGIPVNTEIKLAQYDFKDRSLPLQALQMDADLSQRYDLKVLEKQQELNDLNVDNIKSGYYPTLSAFADVNYNAFSSEFDFLSTGHVWYRGALVGVKLSLPIFDGFQKKHKIAQARVEGQKIKYDQYMAEQNAEAEYLNSVKKLNNSIKSLQAQESNLELSEDVFRQTGQLYREGLSPLTDLLDAETSLRQARSSYYRQIINVKTAEADLYKSTGQIEKIIK comes from the coding sequence ATGAAGAAACAACGTTGGATCGGACTTATTTTGGTCTTTTTCGTGGGCAGCAGCCTCATGGCCCAAGAGCCGGTAGGGGATGGTGAAGTGCTTACACTTCAAGAAGCCATTCAGCTTGGGCTGAAGCACAACACGGAAATTAAAAAAGCGCAGTTGGATGAGAATGCTGCAGATCATCAGCGAAAGGAAATCACTGGTACTGGTCTTCCCCAAGTGGATGCCTATGGTGATTACAACAATTTTCTGGATGTATATCCACAAGCGATTCCCGGAGGCGTGTTGGATCCCAATTCAGATCCGAGTGACATCAATGTAATAGCTTTTGGTGTCCCTCAAAGCGTGAAAGCCGGGGTACAAGTGAGCCAGCTGATTTTCAGCCAATCGTACTTGGTAGGATTGAAGGCGGCCAGGACTTCCGAGGAATTTTACCGGCTGATGACCCGGATGACCGAGGAAGATATCATTTATGATGTGGCGTTGAATTACTATTCGGTGATTTCTACAGCATTGCAGATGGATAACCTGCAGGCCAACCACGACCAGCTAAAGCGGCTAGCGGATATCATCCGGTCACAGTACGAGAATGACTTGGCCAGAAAAGTGGATTATAACCGTGTGAAGGTAAACTTGACGACGTTGGAAACCGAAATGGATAATCTTGAGATTGCCATCGAGCAGCGGCAGAATTACCTGAAATTGGTCATGGGGATTCCTGTAAATACTGAGATCAAATTGGCCCAGTATGATTTTAAAGACAGATCCTTGCCCCTACAGGCACTTCAGATGGATGCTGACCTTAGTCAGCGGTACGATCTGAAGGTCCTGGAAAAGCAGCAGGAGCTAAATGACCTGAATGTCGATAATATCAAATCAGGGTATTATCCGACGCTATCTGCTTTTGCTGATGTGAACTATAACGCGTTTTCCAGTGAATTTGACTTTCTATCCACTGGCCATGTTTGGTACAGGGGGGCATTGGTAGGGGTGAAGCTGTCATTGCCGATTTTTGATGGTTTTCAGAAAAAACATAAAATCGCCCAGGCACGAGTGGAAGGTCAAAAAATCAAATATGACCAATACATGGCCGAGCAAAATGCGGAGGCAGAATACCTGAATTCAGTCAAAAAACTCAATAACAGTATTAAGAGTCTCCAAGCGCAAGAGTCCAATCTGGAATTATCCGAAGATGTCTTCAGACAGACCGGCCAACTATACCGAGAGGGGCTGTCTCCGCTGACTGATCTATTGGATGCAGAGACTTCACTGCGACAGGCCAGATCAAGTTATTACCGACAGATCATCAATGTAAAAACAGCCGAAGCGGATCTCTATAAGTCCACGGGGCAGATCGAAAAAATCATCAAATAA
- a CDS encoding efflux RND transporter periplasmic adaptor subunit, giving the protein MKKFITPLVLVAIAAAIGFTLFKNKQEMEVKAEQAMKTSESIPVRTEVIKKTEHKISFTSNGTFEPSQELTLKSEANGKVLKIYKKKGDYVRKGDVIAKLDDELIQSELSIAEVKLSQNQKDLGRYENLAGTEAITEKQLEEIRNATKMAESQVKMNRKRLANTVITAPISGYINEDYIEIGTLMSPGMNVVDIVNVKPLKLVVNVSEMEIARISEGDTVGVKVGVLPEKDFTGKVSFTSNKGDASLRYEVEIALEEETEQIKPGMFAYASFSYPAEEAILIDRKALANGVKNPEVYVVEHGKAVLKKVKLAQVGDNKLVLLDGLKEGEKLVTSGLINLKEGTAVSEL; this is encoded by the coding sequence ATGAAAAAGTTTATCACACCTTTAGTACTCGTAGCCATTGCGGCAGCGATTGGTTTTACGCTCTTTAAGAACAAGCAGGAAATGGAGGTCAAGGCAGAACAGGCCATGAAGACCAGTGAGTCTATTCCGGTAAGGACCGAGGTGATCAAAAAAACCGAGCACAAAATTTCCTTTACTTCGAACGGTACTTTCGAGCCGAGCCAAGAGCTGACGCTCAAGTCTGAGGCCAATGGAAAGGTACTGAAGATCTACAAGAAGAAAGGAGATTACGTCCGTAAAGGTGATGTGATCGCTAAGCTGGACGATGAGTTGATCCAGTCCGAGCTGTCCATAGCGGAGGTGAAGCTCAGCCAAAACCAGAAGGACCTGGGCCGCTACGAAAACCTGGCGGGAACAGAGGCCATTACTGAGAAGCAACTGGAGGAAATTCGCAATGCCACCAAAATGGCCGAATCGCAAGTGAAAATGAACAGAAAGCGATTGGCCAATACGGTGATTACCGCACCTATTTCAGGTTATATCAATGAGGACTATATCGAGATCGGAACCTTGATGAGCCCTGGGATGAATGTAGTGGATATTGTAAATGTGAAACCGCTTAAACTGGTCGTGAATGTTTCTGAGATGGAGATTGCCAGGATCAGTGAGGGAGATACAGTAGGGGTGAAAGTAGGCGTGTTGCCGGAGAAGGATTTTACCGGAAAAGTGAGCTTTACCAGCAACAAGGGTGATGCGTCCTTACGCTATGAGGTGGAAATTGCACTGGAAGAAGAAACCGAGCAGATCAAGCCGGGAATGTTTGCCTATGCATCATTTTCTTATCCCGCAGAGGAAGCCATTTTGATCGATAGAAAGGCACTGGCCAACGGCGTGAAAAACCCGGAAGTATACGTGGTGGAGCATGGCAAAGCAGTACTGAAAAAAGTAAAACTTGCCCAAGTAGGGGACAATAAGCTGGTATTGCTGGATGGCCTGAAGGAAGGAGAGAAGCTGGTGACTTCTGGCCTGATCAACTTGAAAGAGGGCACAGCTGTCTCAGAACTTTAA
- a CDS encoding efflux RND transporter permease subunit — protein sequence MQITKISIKRSTIVVVLFTILTLLGIFSYTQMSYELLPKFSPNVVTVSTVYPGAAPSEVENSVTRKLEDALAALEGIDVMKSTSLESFSIITIELDDDVNVDLILQDAQREIDAVLGDLPEDVDPPSLGKFSLDDMPIMQMGAYSNLTATEFYDLMDQRIQPMISQIDGVAQVNLLGGAEREIKVNLDQNKLNTYGISPLQVNQAIAQANLDFPTGKLKSDKEQILIRLAGKFTNVDEIGELVVTYTDGSPIKIKDVAEVVDSNKDEEVLSRLNGKSAIGISIQKQSDANAVDVAERVNESLVQLETTYAGDDLRFEISQDSSEFTLEAANAVIHDLIIAVALVAVIMLLFLHSFRNAIIVMIAVPASIIATFTVMYLAGFTLNLMSLLALSLVVGILVDDAIVVIENIYRHMEKGKSAIQASYDGIREIGGTVTSITLVIVVVFVPLAMTGGLISGILTQFSITVAVATMMSLLVAFTLIPLLTSRFSKLEHLNPDSVFGKIVNGFEGFLDAFIAWLTGILKWAFNHKIITLVVTFVLFVSSFLLVGYGFIGSEFVSQGDKGEFIMRLELPKSATLEETNFTTREAENYLSKNPMVTSVFTTVGQTTGSMSGSQATPYAAEITVKMVDAEKRNLTAPEFAREMEIALEENIVGAEFTAVPIGITGTANDAPIQIVLSGPDLDTLKSFSQQVLAEVDKVPGTRKAETSMEDGNPEIRVEVDRAKMADLGLDMAMVGGTMQVAFNGNTDTKYRDGDYEYDINIRMDEFDRKSVTDIENLAFVNTRGQTVLLKQFASAIPSEGPSELNRQDRITSVTVQSQVSGRPTGTVGAEIQERIAKLDLPKEVTVAYEGDMKMQEEGFGSLGIALLASILLIYLIMVALYDNYVFPLVVMFSLPLAVIGALLALAMSSSALSIFSILGLIMLMGLVAKNAILLVDFTNQLKSAGLEVKAALVKAVEIRFRPILMTTLAMVFGMLPIALASGAGAEWKNGLAWALIGGLISSMFLTMVVVPVIYYIFDRILARFGKDKKEEIVIEETELSESESEVAEYV from the coding sequence ATGCAGATTACGAAAATATCCATAAAGCGGTCCACCATCGTGGTGGTGCTGTTTACGATTTTGACCTTGCTGGGGATTTTTTCCTATACCCAAATGTCTTACGAGCTGCTACCAAAGTTCAGTCCCAATGTGGTAACGGTATCCACCGTCTACCCCGGAGCGGCACCCTCGGAGGTAGAAAACTCGGTGACCAGAAAACTCGAAGATGCCCTGGCGGCACTGGAAGGTATAGATGTGATGAAATCCACCTCATTGGAGAGCTTCTCGATCATTACCATCGAATTGGATGACGATGTGAATGTGGACTTGATCCTTCAGGATGCCCAGCGGGAAATAGATGCTGTCTTGGGCGACTTACCAGAGGATGTGGATCCACCATCATTGGGGAAATTCAGCCTGGATGACATGCCCATCATGCAGATGGGGGCCTACTCTAACTTGACTGCAACGGAGTTTTACGACTTGATGGACCAACGGATCCAGCCCATGATCTCACAGATCGATGGTGTGGCGCAGGTAAATCTACTGGGTGGTGCAGAAAGAGAAATCAAGGTAAACTTGGACCAAAATAAGTTGAATACCTATGGAATTTCACCATTACAAGTAAACCAGGCGATAGCCCAGGCAAATTTGGATTTTCCGACTGGGAAATTAAAAAGTGATAAAGAGCAAATCCTGATCCGACTGGCCGGTAAGTTTACGAATGTGGATGAAATAGGGGAATTGGTGGTGACCTATACCGATGGTTCTCCCATCAAAATCAAAGATGTAGCCGAGGTGGTGGACTCCAACAAAGATGAGGAGGTTCTCAGTAGACTAAATGGTAAAAGTGCCATTGGTATCAGTATCCAGAAACAGTCCGATGCCAATGCAGTGGACGTGGCGGAGCGTGTAAACGAGTCACTGGTACAGCTGGAAACCACTTATGCAGGGGATGACTTGCGATTTGAAATTTCACAGGACAGCTCAGAGTTTACCCTTGAAGCAGCCAATGCAGTGATCCATGATCTGATCATCGCCGTAGCGCTGGTAGCGGTGATCATGCTGTTGTTTTTGCACAGTTTTAGGAATGCGATCATTGTGATGATTGCTGTGCCGGCTTCCATTATTGCCACGTTTACCGTGATGTATTTGGCGGGATTTACACTAAACTTGATGAGTTTGCTGGCCCTGTCACTGGTGGTGGGTATTCTGGTGGATGATGCCATTGTGGTGATTGAAAATATTTACCGGCACATGGAAAAAGGCAAGTCGGCCATCCAGGCTTCCTATGACGGAATTCGTGAAATCGGTGGTACGGTGACGTCCATTACTTTGGTAATTGTGGTGGTATTTGTGCCTTTGGCGATGACGGGCGGTTTGATTTCGGGGATCCTTACACAGTTTAGTATCACTGTGGCGGTGGCCACGATGATGAGTTTGCTGGTAGCCTTTACATTAATTCCCTTATTGACCTCTCGCTTCTCCAAGCTGGAGCATCTCAATCCAGACAGTGTGTTTGGAAAAATCGTCAATGGCTTTGAAGGATTCTTGGATGCCTTTATTGCGTGGTTGACGGGAATTCTTAAGTGGGCTTTTAACCATAAGATCATTACGCTCGTGGTTACGTTTGTGCTATTTGTTTCTTCGTTCCTTTTAGTGGGATATGGCTTTATCGGAAGTGAATTTGTAAGCCAGGGAGACAAAGGGGAGTTTATCATGCGCTTGGAATTACCCAAGTCAGCTACCTTGGAGGAAACCAATTTTACCACACGGGAAGCAGAGAATTACCTGTCCAAAAACCCCATGGTGACCAGCGTCTTTACGACTGTGGGCCAGACTACGGGGAGTATGTCAGGAAGCCAGGCCACTCCTTACGCCGCCGAGATAACAGTGAAAATGGTGGATGCAGAAAAAAGAAACCTTACCGCTCCGGAATTTGCAAGGGAAATGGAGATCGCGCTGGAGGAAAATATCGTGGGAGCAGAATTCACCGCAGTGCCCATCGGCATTACGGGGACAGCCAATGATGCACCGATACAGATCGTGTTATCGGGGCCTGACCTGGACACCTTGAAAAGTTTCTCACAGCAGGTACTGGCTGAAGTGGATAAAGTGCCTGGAACACGTAAGGCAGAAACCTCCATGGAAGACGGTAACCCAGAAATCCGCGTGGAGGTGGACCGGGCAAAAATGGCCGATTTGGGCTTGGATATGGCGATGGTCGGTGGCACCATGCAGGTGGCCTTTAATGGTAATACCGATACGAAGTACCGTGATGGAGATTATGAATATGACATTAACATCCGGATGGATGAGTTTGATAGAAAATCCGTGACCGACATTGAAAACTTGGCATTTGTCAATACCAGGGGGCAGACCGTATTGCTCAAGCAATTTGCCAGTGCTATTCCTTCTGAAGGGCCAAGTGAGCTAAACCGTCAAGATAGGATTACTTCCGTGACGGTCCAGTCTCAAGTCTCAGGAAGGCCTACAGGTACCGTCGGTGCTGAAATCCAAGAACGGATAGCCAAACTAGATCTTCCCAAAGAAGTGACTGTGGCTTACGAGGGTGATATGAAAATGCAGGAAGAAGGTTTTGGTAGCTTGGGAATCGCCTTGCTCGCTTCTATACTCTTGATTTACCTGATCATGGTGGCACTTTATGACAACTATGTCTTCCCCCTCGTGGTGATGTTCTCCTTGCCGCTGGCCGTGATTGGAGCGTTGTTGGCACTGGCAATGTCCAGTTCAGCATTGAGCATATTCAGTATTCTGGGACTCATTATGTTGATGGGGCTTGTGGCTAAGAATGCGATTTTGCTGGTAGACTTTACCAATCAGCTGAAATCAGCAGGACTTGAAGTCAAAGCAGCCTTGGTAAAGGCAGTGGAAATCCGTTTCCGTCCGATTCTAATGACCACACTGGCGATGGTATTCGGGATGTTGCCGATCGCCTTGGCTTCTGGAGCAGGGGCGGAATGGAAGAATGGCCTTGCTTGGGCATTGATCGGTGGATTGATCTCCTCCATGTTCCTGACCATGGTCGTGGTGCCTGTGATCTATTACATTTTTGACCGGATCCTTGCTCGATTCGGTAAGGACAAGAAAGAGGAAATTGTCATCGAAGAAACTGAGCTTTCAGAGTCTGAATCTGAGGTGGCCGAATATGTTTAA
- a CDS encoding acyl carrier protein — protein MKTNNYTKLKAIIAVMEKYGITPISKVKRSDFVEDMGFDQVYLNGLIFDVEDALHLELTEEMAHSLRSPEELIRHMIQYQN, from the coding sequence ATGAAAACAAATAATTATACAAAACTAAAAGCCATTATTGCGGTGATGGAGAAGTATGGCATCACACCTATTTCCAAGGTCAAGCGCTCTGATTTCGTAGAGGACATGGGCTTTGATCAGGTCTATCTGAACGGCCTGATCTTCGATGTGGAGGACGCGCTGCACCTGGAGCTTACCGAGGAAATGGCGCATTCCCTGAGAAGCCCCGAAGAGCTTATTCGGCACATGATACAATATCAAAACTAA
- a CDS encoding alpha-L-fucosidase, with protein MGKLKVAMVLVLLMCNVAEALPQEKVLNLNRPGREAWFSSLGFGMFIHWSMDVQLGTVISHSMVGASDDYLERYITELPKTFNPQEFDAESWAKAAKKAGMKYVVFTAKHHNGFCMYDTKTTDFSIMNTPYGKDVTKVVVDAFRKEGLAVGIYFSPEDFYFLHQQGNTISRTLPTAKAAHNEPLNDYVKDQMRELMTSYGDIDIVFLDALDQYAKTEIAKVCWEVNPEVVVTRGAIPTPEQTTPDSPMASCWEACYTLGDQWQYRPTNERYKTAEQTIEKLIEIRSKGGNFLLNFAPDAAGNLPPDQAAVLNELSLWMFINDEAFRNTIPLKTIREGDIWFLKKKDQSTIYAFLTEDNWELGDRRTYILNSFKATPETKVSVLGQNSEILEYRPKVDVSSSYKEIEDGLEISVVRAQRIYNDRKWPNPIVVKLENIAIR; from the coding sequence ATGGGAAAACTCAAGGTGGCAATGGTACTAGTACTGTTGATGTGTAATGTAGCCGAAGCTTTGCCTCAGGAGAAAGTGCTTAACCTAAATAGACCAGGGCGCGAAGCATGGTTTTCGTCACTTGGATTTGGAATGTTCATCCATTGGAGCATGGATGTGCAGCTTGGCACGGTGATTAGCCATAGCATGGTGGGGGCTTCCGATGATTATTTGGAACGCTATATTACAGAACTTCCCAAAACGTTTAACCCGCAAGAATTTGATGCCGAATCCTGGGCAAAAGCTGCGAAGAAGGCTGGTATGAAGTACGTTGTATTTACTGCCAAGCACCATAACGGTTTCTGTATGTATGATACCAAAACGACCGATTTTAGCATCATGAATACTCCTTATGGAAAGGATGTTACCAAAGTGGTGGTAGATGCCTTTAGAAAAGAAGGCTTGGCGGTAGGGATCTACTTTTCTCCAGAAGACTTTTACTTTTTGCATCAGCAGGGAAACACCATTTCACGCACCTTACCAACGGCCAAAGCAGCGCATAACGAACCACTAAATGATTATGTGAAGGATCAGATGCGAGAATTAATGACCAGTTATGGAGATATAGATATAGTGTTTTTAGATGCCTTGGACCAGTATGCCAAGACGGAGATCGCAAAGGTTTGCTGGGAAGTAAATCCGGAGGTAGTCGTGACACGTGGAGCCATTCCCACACCGGAACAAACAACGCCTGATTCACCAATGGCATCTTGCTGGGAGGCGTGCTATACCCTAGGTGACCAATGGCAATACCGGCCAACAAACGAAAGGTACAAAACGGCGGAGCAGACCATAGAAAAGCTGATAGAAATACGCTCCAAAGGAGGGAATTTCCTCTTAAATTTTGCCCCTGATGCGGCTGGTAACTTACCCCCTGATCAGGCAGCGGTATTAAATGAATTATCTCTTTGGATGTTTATTAACGACGAAGCTTTCCGAAACACCATACCGCTAAAGACCATCAGGGAAGGTGATATTTGGTTTCTCAAAAAGAAGGATCAGTCAACGATATATGCATTTCTTACGGAGGATAACTGGGAGTTAGGAGATCGAAGGACCTATATCTTAAATTCTTTCAAAGCTACTCCAGAAACTAAAGTTTCAGTATTGGGACAAAATAGTGAAATCTTGGAATATCGCCCTAAAGTCGATGTTTCCTCTTCCTATAAGGAAATAGAAGATGGGTTGGAGATTTCCGTGGTGCGTGCCCAGCGTATCTATAATGACCGAAAATGGCCGAATCCAATTGTGGTAAAACTGGAGAACATAGCGATAAGATAA
- a CDS encoding MBL fold metallo-hydrolase — protein sequence MRFLLLPILIITLLACSRPQKYPVAEASDITKAQLDIPQQSIILLGTIQDGGSPHIGCQKSCCKDLFKTPGPSRMVISLGLYDQHAQKKYLFEATPDIAQQLKMLKNFGQEFPSEMPDGIFLTHGHIGHYTGLMYLGKEAMNADSVPVFAMPRMKTYLEENGPWSQLVSQQNISLILLKNEKPIQLTPHIKVTPITVPHRDEFTETVGFKIQGPNKNALFIPDIDKWQKWDKDILSQIKEVDYAFLDATFFSGEEINTRDITQIPHPFIIESMEKFKVLSKADKAKVIFIHFNHTNPVIDLNSSAARKVLEKGFRIGQLNEVFGL from the coding sequence ATGAGATTTCTTTTACTTCCCATCTTAATAATTACCTTGCTTGCATGTAGCCGCCCTCAAAAATATCCTGTGGCAGAAGCCTCCGATATAACCAAAGCACAGCTTGATATTCCGCAGCAGTCCATCATTCTTTTGGGTACCATCCAAGATGGTGGATCTCCGCATATTGGCTGTCAAAAAAGCTGCTGCAAAGACTTGTTCAAAACCCCCGGTCCTAGTCGAATGGTGATTTCCTTGGGACTATATGACCAACATGCTCAAAAAAAGTACCTCTTCGAAGCTACTCCTGACATTGCACAGCAACTTAAAATGCTGAAAAACTTTGGGCAGGAATTCCCCAGCGAAATGCCTGATGGCATTTTCCTGACCCATGGGCATATAGGACATTACACTGGCTTGATGTATCTGGGCAAGGAAGCTATGAATGCGGACAGTGTGCCTGTATTTGCTATGCCGAGAATGAAAACTTACCTGGAAGAAAATGGCCCTTGGAGCCAATTGGTCAGTCAGCAAAATATCTCATTGATACTGCTAAAAAACGAAAAGCCCATCCAGCTCACGCCACATATCAAGGTGACCCCCATCACTGTTCCCCATCGTGACGAATTCACCGAAACAGTCGGGTTCAAAATCCAAGGCCCTAACAAAAACGCCCTCTTTATTCCCGATATTGACAAATGGCAAAAGTGGGACAAAGACATTCTGTCGCAAATCAAGGAAGTGGACTATGCGTTTCTGGACGCCACCTTCTTTAGCGGTGAAGAAATCAATACACGCGATATCACCCAAATTCCCCATCCATTTATCATCGAAAGCATGGAAAAGTTCAAGGTGCTTTCCAAAGCTGACAAAGCCAAAGTCATCTTCATTCACTTTAACCATACCAATCCGGTCATCGACCTAAACAGCTCTGCTGCCCGAAAAGTGCTGGAAAAAGGATTTAGAATTGGCCAATTAAATGAGGTTTTTGGGCTGTAA
- a CDS encoding pseudouridine synthase: MFRYFVLYKPFGILSQFSGEAHTLKVVGDFPKDVYPVGRLDKDSEGLLLLTNDKVLNHYLLNPQFGHQRTYLAQVEGVPDAEALRALERGVPIKVDGKMYHTKPATARLKKNAPLLPERDPPIRYRKTVPDSWVELSLIEGKNRQVRKMTAAVDHPTLRLVRWSMEGLDIGGFKVGEVREMEQDEIYRLLKVGLSKLKAKAHMGKGDGKRPPFPKRRKGR, encoded by the coding sequence ATGTTCCGATATTTTGTGCTTTATAAGCCATTTGGCATCCTGAGTCAATTTAGTGGGGAAGCCCACACCTTAAAGGTTGTTGGTGATTTTCCAAAGGACGTATATCCTGTGGGAAGACTGGATAAGGACAGCGAGGGATTGCTCCTACTTACCAACGACAAGGTGCTCAACCATTACTTGCTCAATCCGCAGTTTGGGCACCAGCGGACCTATCTGGCCCAAGTAGAAGGGGTTCCTGATGCAGAAGCATTGCGGGCACTTGAAAGGGGGGTGCCCATAAAGGTGGATGGGAAAATGTACCACACCAAGCCCGCAACGGCCAGGTTAAAAAAAAATGCTCCTCTTTTACCCGAAAGGGATCCACCCATTCGTTATCGTAAGACAGTTCCGGATTCATGGGTGGAGCTGAGCCTTATAGAAGGTAAAAATCGCCAAGTCCGCAAGATGACCGCAGCAGTGGATCATCCCACCCTTCGCTTAGTAAGATGGTCCATGGAAGGATTGGACATAGGGGGCTTTAAAGTAGGCGAGGTACGGGAGATGGAGCAAGATGAAATTTATCGCCTACTGAAAGTAGGGCTATCTAAGCTAAAGGCAAAAGCGCACATGGGGAAGGGGGATGGTAAGAGGCCGCCCTTTCCTAAAAGACGAAAGGGGCGGTAA